In the Pseudonocardia cypriaca genome, one interval contains:
- a CDS encoding aromatic ring-hydroxylating oxygenase subunit alpha encodes MSRPDEQTGHATFRDFPLNAWYAAAWDHEVGRNLMARTVANRPIVFYRTTGGRPVALADACWHRLAPLSMGRLRGDDEIQCGYHGICFDADGRATFMPAQDTINPSATVHSYPVVERHRYVWVWPGDPALADPALVPDLYWNEHPEWAGDGRTIHVNCSYQLIVDNLMDLTHEQFVHGSSIGHESLSESDFDVTHGDRTVTVTKWMHGIDPPPFWKRNLHDRFPDYEGPVDRWQIIHYTAPSTIAIDVGVAKAGTGAPEGDRSQGVTGTVINTMTPETDRTCFYLWAFARDWCLDKQVITTRLREGVSNVFFEDEQMLEAQQRGIEANPGYDFYNLNIDAGSMWTRRIVQRMIAAESGTDVEKSSDDAGNAAVSMGAVTNAANEPRPAGGETGQGAEIAGGVARHRERPAAGLMSRGL; translated from the coding sequence ATGTCCCGACCCGACGAGCAGACCGGCCACGCCACATTCCGGGACTTCCCCCTGAACGCCTGGTACGCGGCGGCATGGGATCACGAGGTGGGCCGCAACCTGATGGCCAGGACGGTCGCGAACCGGCCCATCGTGTTCTACCGGACGACCGGCGGGCGGCCCGTCGCGCTCGCCGACGCCTGCTGGCACCGGCTGGCGCCGCTCTCGATGGGCCGGCTGCGCGGCGACGACGAGATCCAGTGCGGCTACCACGGCATCTGCTTCGACGCGGACGGCCGCGCGACCTTCATGCCCGCCCAGGACACGATCAACCCCAGCGCCACCGTGCACTCCTACCCGGTCGTGGAACGCCACCGCTACGTCTGGGTGTGGCCGGGCGACCCGGCGCTGGCCGACCCCGCCCTCGTCCCCGACCTGTACTGGAACGAGCACCCCGAGTGGGCGGGTGACGGCAGGACGATCCACGTCAACTGCAGCTACCAGCTGATCGTCGACAACCTCATGGACCTCACGCACGAGCAGTTCGTGCACGGATCGAGCATCGGGCACGAGTCGCTGTCGGAGTCCGACTTCGACGTCACCCACGGCGACCGGACGGTGACGGTCACCAAGTGGATGCACGGAATCGACCCGCCGCCGTTCTGGAAACGGAACCTGCACGACCGCTTCCCCGACTACGAGGGCCCCGTCGACCGGTGGCAGATCATCCACTACACCGCGCCCTCGACGATCGCGATCGACGTCGGCGTGGCCAAGGCCGGCACCGGCGCTCCCGAGGGGGACCGCAGCCAGGGCGTCACCGGCACGGTGATCAACACGATGACCCCCGAGACCGACCGCACCTGCTTCTACCTGTGGGCGTTCGCTCGGGACTGGTGCCTGGACAAGCAGGTGATCACCACCCGGCTGCGCGAGGGCGTGTCCAATGTGTTCTTCGAGGACGAGCAGATGCTGGAGGCCCAGCAGCGCGGCATCGAGGCCAACCCCGGCTACGACTTCTACAACCTCAACATCGACGCCGGCAGCATGTGGACCCGGCGCATCGTGCAGCGGATGATCGCGGCCGAGTCGGGGACGGACGTCGAGAAGAGCTCCGACGACGCGGGGAACGCCGCGGTGTCGATGGGCGCTGTCACCAACGCGGCCAACGAACCGCGGCCGGCGGGTGGCGAGACCGGCCAGGGCGCGGAGATCGCGGGCGGCGTCGCCCGGCACCGCGAACGGCCCGCGGCGGGCCTCATGAGCCGCGGGTTGTAG
- a CDS encoding PDR/VanB family oxidoreductase, translating to MGATSHKRWRRARVLDVCDVAREVKQVVLEPEHLEAPAPPGSHIDIGVYVNGRADVRSYSVVGMGGYGTELVLGVQLARQSRGGSAFMHSLRRGREVSITQPLQNFPLTYGRSGYVLAAGGIGITALVAMGRALKARGADYRFVYGARSRDLMAFADDLVAEHGDRMELRIDDEGRSLDVEELVASVPAGGELYVCGPPPMLDAIKAAWARAGRRPAELRFETFGSSGRFAPESFTVRIPRLGLETIVTHDVSMLEALEACGADMMYDCRRGECGLCQVKVLDIAGAIDHRDVFLSDAQHAAGNRLQCCVSRVVSPRTAGLADADGRQAAVTIDIP from the coding sequence ATGGGAGCCACGAGCCACAAGCGGTGGCGGCGGGCGCGGGTGCTCGACGTCTGCGACGTCGCCCGCGAGGTCAAGCAGGTCGTTCTCGAACCGGAGCACCTGGAGGCGCCCGCCCCGCCGGGAAGCCACATCGACATCGGCGTCTACGTCAACGGGCGGGCCGACGTGCGCTCCTACTCCGTCGTCGGGATGGGCGGCTACGGCACGGAGCTGGTCCTCGGCGTGCAGCTGGCGCGGCAGAGCCGGGGAGGCTCGGCCTTCATGCACTCCCTGCGGCGTGGCCGGGAGGTCTCGATAACCCAGCCGCTGCAGAACTTCCCGCTGACGTACGGGCGCTCGGGCTACGTGCTCGCCGCGGGCGGGATCGGGATCACCGCGCTCGTGGCCATGGGAAGGGCGCTCAAGGCACGCGGTGCGGACTACCGCTTCGTCTACGGCGCCCGCTCGCGAGACCTGATGGCGTTCGCCGACGACCTGGTGGCCGAGCACGGCGACCGGATGGAGCTGCGCATCGACGACGAGGGTCGATCCCTCGACGTGGAGGAGCTGGTGGCGAGCGTCCCCGCGGGCGGGGAGCTGTACGTGTGCGGCCCACCCCCGATGCTCGACGCCATCAAGGCGGCCTGGGCGAGGGCGGGCAGGCGGCCCGCCGAGTTGCGGTTCGAAACCTTCGGCAGCAGCGGGCGGTTCGCCCCTGAGTCGTTCACCGTGCGGATCCCGCGGCTCGGGCTGGAGACGATCGTGACCCACGACGTGTCGATGCTCGAGGCGCTCGAGGCGTGCGGCGCCGACATGATGTACGACTGCCGCCGCGGCGAGTGCGGCCTGTGCCAGGTGAAGGTCCTCGACATCGCCGGCGCCATCGACCACCGCGACGTCTTCCTCAGCGACGCGCAGCACGCGGCGGGAAACCGCCTGCAGTGCTGCGTATCGCGCGTCGTCAGCCCGCGCACCGCCGGGCTGGCGGACGCCGATGGTCGCCAGGCGGCCGTGACCATCGACATCCCGTGA
- a CDS encoding alpha/beta hydrolase, protein MTRRDIAFDAEGVTLRGWFYPAEGTSGRRPTVVMAHGFSAVKEMYLDAFAEVFAAAGLNALVFDNRNFGASDGEPRQEIDPWQQVRDYRHAITYAGTLDDVDSTRIGVWGSSYSGGHVLVVGAIDRRVKAVVAQVPLVSGSANVAELVRADFRASFREQFDADRAARFAGDPPAMVPVVAEDPLAPSALPTPDAWAWFTETGKTRATAWRNEVTLRTVEMLGEYEPGAYIGRISPTPLLMIVAREDHLTPAHLAIDAYEHARQPKKLVILPSGHFDAYTSGFTGASGPARDWFVEHLARA, encoded by the coding sequence ATGACCAGGCGTGACATCGCTTTCGACGCCGAGGGCGTCACATTGCGCGGATGGTTCTACCCGGCGGAGGGCACCTCGGGTCGCCGCCCGACCGTGGTGATGGCCCACGGGTTCTCCGCGGTGAAGGAGATGTATCTCGATGCGTTCGCCGAGGTCTTCGCCGCGGCCGGCTTGAACGCGCTGGTGTTCGACAACCGCAACTTCGGCGCGAGCGACGGCGAGCCGCGCCAGGAGATCGACCCGTGGCAGCAGGTACGCGACTACCGCCACGCGATCACCTACGCCGGCACGCTGGACGACGTCGACAGCACGCGCATCGGGGTGTGGGGCTCGAGCTACTCCGGAGGGCACGTGCTCGTCGTCGGAGCGATCGACCGGCGGGTGAAAGCTGTCGTCGCCCAGGTCCCGCTGGTCAGCGGGTCGGCGAACGTCGCCGAGTTGGTCCGCGCAGACTTCCGCGCCAGCTTCCGGGAGCAGTTCGACGCCGACCGCGCGGCCCGCTTCGCCGGCGACCCGCCCGCGATGGTGCCCGTCGTGGCGGAGGACCCGCTGGCGCCGTCCGCCTTGCCGACACCCGACGCCTGGGCGTGGTTCACCGAGACCGGCAAAACACGCGCGACCGCCTGGCGCAACGAAGTGACGCTGCGCACCGTCGAGATGCTCGGCGAGTACGAACCCGGCGCCTACATCGGCCGGATCTCTCCGACCCCGCTGCTGATGATCGTCGCCCGTGAGGACCACCTCACGCCCGCTCATCTCGCCATCGACGCCTACGAACACGCCCGACAACCCAAGAAGCTCGTGATCCTGCCCAGCGGCCACTTCGACGCCTACACCAGCGGCTTCACCGGAGCGAGTGGCCCAGCCCGTGACTGGTTCGTCGAGCACCTCGCCCGCGCCTGA
- a CDS encoding serine hydrolase domain-containing protein, whose amino-acid sequence MAGVALRKLPRDRRCRAGRAVGRFACASRVLLLARRPMEVSMSPVIDGSAVDKVLREAVEAGAVPHVAAIAADRDGIIYEGGAGVRIVGESGDPVSTSTQFRIMSMTKMVCTAAALQQVERGELEMEAPVDIYCPEFADVRVLEGFDGDHPKLRPAGSRATVRQLMTHTTGLGYWFWNADLVRFEKVTGLPNVVPGSAEAFKAPMVADPGTQFVYGINTDWLGKVVEAAAGKTLDVVIKEGITGPLGMGDTMFRLDAARLDNCVTVHVKGEDGSWTSAGELLNQEPDWWAGGHGLYSTPRDFIRFERALLRGGELDGERILTQETVDAAFRNQIGDLDFPAEIPTADPAITDTLRVGPGFKWGYGLLLNTQDIPGRRRAWTGAWAGLFNTHFFVDRTTGVCASIYTNSLPFITEHEAWKLYGDFETALYASLRA is encoded by the coding sequence ATGGCGGGCGTCGCGCTGCGGAAACTTCCGCGCGATCGTCGGTGTCGCGCCGGCCGGGCGGTGGGACGATTTGCATGCGCGTCTCGGGTGTTGCTTCTCGCTCGTCGACCTATGGAGGTCAGCATGAGCCCTGTCATCGACGGAAGCGCTGTCGACAAGGTCCTGCGGGAGGCGGTCGAGGCCGGCGCCGTGCCGCATGTCGCGGCGATCGCGGCGGACCGCGACGGGATCATCTACGAGGGCGGCGCCGGCGTACGCATCGTCGGCGAGAGCGGCGACCCGGTCTCGACATCGACGCAGTTCCGCATCATGTCGATGACCAAGATGGTGTGCACCGCTGCCGCCCTGCAGCAGGTCGAGCGCGGCGAGTTGGAAATGGAGGCACCGGTCGACATCTACTGCCCGGAGTTCGCCGACGTCCGCGTGCTGGAGGGCTTCGACGGCGATCATCCGAAGCTGCGCCCGGCCGGCAGCCGGGCGACCGTCAGGCAGCTGATGACACACACCACCGGCCTCGGCTACTGGTTCTGGAACGCGGACCTGGTCAGGTTCGAGAAGGTGACCGGCCTACCCAATGTGGTGCCGGGCTCGGCGGAGGCCTTCAAGGCGCCGATGGTCGCCGACCCGGGGACCCAGTTCGTCTACGGGATCAACACCGACTGGCTCGGCAAGGTCGTCGAAGCCGCCGCCGGGAAGACGCTCGACGTGGTGATCAAGGAAGGGATCACGGGCCCGCTCGGCATGGGGGACACGATGTTCCGCCTCGACGCGGCGCGCCTCGACAACTGCGTCACGGTTCACGTGAAAGGCGAGGACGGATCCTGGACGTCGGCCGGGGAGCTCTTGAACCAGGAACCGGACTGGTGGGCGGGCGGCCACGGCCTGTACTCGACGCCGCGTGATTTCATCCGCTTCGAGCGGGCCCTGCTGCGCGGTGGCGAGCTGGACGGCGAGCGGATCTTGACGCAGGAGACGGTCGACGCCGCATTCCGCAACCAGATCGGTGACCTGGACTTTCCCGCTGAGATCCCGACTGCCGACCCGGCAATCACGGACACGCTGCGGGTAGGACCCGGCTTCAAGTGGGGCTACGGCCTGTTGCTCAACACCCAGGACATCCCCGGGCGGCGGCGGGCCTGGACCGGCGCGTGGGCCGGGCTGTTCAACACGCATTTCTTCGTGGACCGCACCACAGGGGTGTGCGCCTCGATCTACACGAACTCACTGCCGTTCATCACCGAGCACGAGGCCTGGAAGCTGTACGGCGACTTCGAGACGGCGCTCTACGCCTCGCTCCGAGCTTGA